The Camelus ferus isolate YT-003-E chromosome 13, BCGSAC_Cfer_1.0, whole genome shotgun sequence genome segment GGGTCCAGGAGCCGGCTCCGCCAGGACCACCTGCAGGTCGAGGATGTAGTCGATGACGCGCTGCAGGATTTCCACCTGGCTAAGCTGAGTGCCTCGCGGGACCCCCGGTACCAGTTCCCGCAGACGCGAGTAGCAGTGGTTCATGTCGTCCAGCAGGCTCAGCGGCTCCTCGGCTCCCGGGCCCTTGCCGCGGCCCCGCGCGATGGCCAGGCTGCGTTCCGACAGGCAGCACACCGCCTCATAACAGCCGCGGACCGGACTTAGCGCCTTCATGTTGAAAAATGAGGTTGGAAATGCGGAAAGGAAGAGTTAAGGTAAGGAACCCCTTGAGCAGCTTGCAATCCGGGCACGCTGGCGGAGGTCTGCATTTATAGAACCCGCCTGGAAGGCACGCCCCTCTATGCAAAACAGCCCGCCTCGGCCCCGCCTCCGTCGACCCTGGGCGTTCACAACCCGGTTAAATTGCAAACAGGCTTCCTCTGGCCGGTCTGACGCCGAATACCGCGGAGCCGCGGATTCAAAGAATGAGGAAGCGCTGATACTGGGGAGAGGCGGGCCTCTTTGCCAGCAAGTATTtgaaaaaatcacttaaaacCATTAACTTTAAGAATTTGCCTTTTCCTGGCAGCGCCCCAGATCTTAGagctcccctgcctcctgccagtcCACCCACAGCCCAACACTGGTTCGAACCCACAGTTCTCCGAGGTCATAAATCCCTGAACagcaaagaagtttttttttttaagcaaaagatTTTTCAAGGGAAACTTGTAAGGAATTAGTGCCGCCTTGTTCCCCAATTTGCTGTTCGTCTGACCTCCAGACTCACTGGCGTCAGGAATTATCTTGTgaccagagggggaaaaaattaattgcGGTGAAGCTGAGGttacaatgaagaaaacagatttgGGCTAGGCGCTGAGattgcaggaggaggaggaaaagggggttTGAGCAAAGAACACTATTTATTTGAGcaacaggggaaaaagaaaaaaagaaagaaagcagcctGAATCCGTGCTTTTTGCATGGGGAAGGAAAACAGCTCCCACCCTCTGGCCCCATACACTGCATAAAGAGCCAAATACATGCCCAGTTATGTTTTGAAA includes the following:
- the ID3 gene encoding DNA-binding protein inhibitor ID-3; amino-acid sequence: MKALSPVRGCYEAVCCLSERSLAIARGRGKGPGAEEPLSLLDDMNHCYSRLRELVPGVPRGTQLSQVEILQRVIDYILDLQVVLAEPAPGPPDGPHLPIQTAELAPELVISSDQRSFCH